In a single window of the Flavobacterium sp. W4I14 genome:
- a CDS encoding hypothetical protein (product_source=Hypo-rule applied; superfamily=81321; transmembrane_helix_parts=Inside_1_4,TMhelix_5_22,Outside_23_36,TMhelix_37_59,Inside_60_63,TMhelix_64_83,Outside_84_87,TMhelix_88_110,Inside_111_114), producing MIRKLLLSQGIFYLLTGIWPVIHIDSFMWVTGPKTDIWLVKMVGLLSTAISLSILWQLTQKHRSILLSVGTAISFFVVDVYYVQAGTISNIYLADAVIQLIFISVALFASSRES from the coding sequence ATGATCAGAAAACTTCTTCTCTCACAGGGTATATTCTACCTGCTCACAGGAATCTGGCCTGTAATTCATATAGATAGCTTCATGTGGGTTACCGGCCCCAAGACAGATATCTGGCTGGTAAAAATGGTCGGCCTACTGAGCACTGCCATTTCTTTGTCGATACTCTGGCAGTTAACACAGAAGCACCGATCAATTTTGCTCAGTGTTGGTACCGCCATTAGCTTCTTTGTCGTTGACGTTTATTACGTCCAGGCTGGCACAATCTCAAATATTTACCTGGCTGATGCGGTGATTCAGCTAATTTTCATAAGTGTGGCTCTTTTTGCTTCAAGCCGGGAATCTTAA
- a CDS encoding hypothetical protein (product_source=Hypo-rule applied; cath_funfam=2.30.42.10; transmembrane_helix_parts=Outside_1_14,TMhelix_15_37,Inside_38_51): MLFAWGGQLVVFKHAGTYASGITVITGIVWSLSYGWIAVNGGITFIPIEML, from the coding sequence ATGCTGTTCGCTTGGGGTGGCCAACTGGTTGTGTTCAAACATGCAGGTACCTATGCCAGCGGGATTACAGTAATAACCGGGATTGTCTGGAGCTTAAGCTATGGATGGATAGCGGTTAATGGTGGTATTACATTTATTCCAATTGAGATGTTATGA